From Scytonema millei VB511283:
GTCTTGCAACAAGTAACTCATGGCTCCATGCAGTACGCCAACTCTACCTTTGGTTAAAGTCGCGGCATGTTTTTCCGTAGTGACTCCTTCTCCTGCGGCTTCAACACCAATGAGCCTGACGGTTGGCTCGTTGACAAATTCGTGGAACAGTCCCATAGCGTTAGAACCGCCACCTACACAAGCTAGCAAAATATCTGGTAAGCCACCCCATTTTTCCATTGCTTGGACGCGGGTTTCTTGACCGATCGCGGCTTGAAAGTCTCGGACAATTGTTGGGTAAGGATGGGGACCAGCTACAGAACCGAGAATGTAATGGGTCGTTTCTACGTTTGTCACCCAGTCGCGAATTGCTTCCGAAGTGGCATCCTTAAGCGTCCCCGTGCCAGCTGCTACGGGTTGTACTTCTGCCCCCATCAAGCGCATCCGAAACACGTTGAGGCTTTGGCGTTCCATGTCTTGTACGCCCATGTAGATGACGCATTTTAGCCCAAACCGAGCGCAGACGGTAGCTGTAGCAACGCCGTGCTGTCCTGCTCCTGTCTCGGCAATGATGCGTTGTTTGCCCATCCGCTTCGCCAGCAAAACTTGTGCTAAGGCGTTGTTAATCTTGTGAGCGCCCGTATGATTTAAATCTTCTCGTTTGAGGTAGATTTGCGCCCCCGTGCCATCTGGACGGGCGTAGTGTGCTGTGAGGCGTTCGGCAAAGTAGAGGGGGGTAGGTCGTCCTACGTAGTCACGGAGGAGATTTTGTAGTTCTTGTTGAAAGTCTGAGTCGTGTCGATATTTTTGATATGCTGCTTCTAACTCGCTGAGGGCAGGCATCAGCGTTTCCGGTACGTATTTTCCGCCAAAACGTCCAAATCGTCCGAAAGAGTCAGGACGTTGTGTAGATGGTTGGGAGTTGGGGGAGATCGGTGTAAGGGTCACGATACCTGCGGAGAATGACGATACTCCCATCATTATATAAGTTTGAGGAAATAGGTTTAAGGATCGCTAAGAAGAAGAGGGCAATAACGTCAACAATAAAGTATAAGCTCCCGCACCGAGGGCAAATGCCCAAAAACGGCTTTCTCTTTCGACTGGTAGTTCTTCCTTCAAGACATTGAGAATAATTCCACCAGCAAGGAAAGCAAACATAACTGCGATCGCCGTGCGGTCAACTCCCATACCGCTACTACCAAGCGTCCACCCAACAATCACCGCTGTTGCTAATACCCAGCGACCAATACCGTTATAAATATACTTATGATGTTCTCGCAAGCCGTAATCGTTGACTGCAAAATGCAATGCCATTGCTAGAGCAAATTGCAGCATCCCAATCGCATCATTATCATCGCGATTGAGCAGTAAGTAGCCAATGAGGGTATTGTAAAAACCGTAAACAATGATGTGCAACCAGAAGACGCTTGTTGCCGTTACATCTCCTCTGCTCTCTTTGCGGTTGTCACGACGTGATGCGATCGCTGCCCGATCCAAACCATAAAATACCGCTAAACCCAAAAGCGCGACTACGTAAATATGGTATCTCCAAAAAGCCAGCCATCCACCTACAACTTCTCGAATGACTGCTTGTGCTTCGCCTAATTCTGGCAAAATATGAACGAATACATAAGCCATCGAAGCCCCACTGCTGGCAGACAACCAGATGCTACGCGGAGTCGCGCTCAGAAATCGCAGCCTACCAG
This genomic window contains:
- the trpB gene encoding tryptophan synthase subunit beta; this translates as MTLTPISPNSQPSTQRPDSFGRFGRFGGKYVPETLMPALSELEAAYQKYRHDSDFQQELQNLLRDYVGRPTPLYFAERLTAHYARPDGTGAQIYLKREDLNHTGAHKINNALAQVLLAKRMGKQRIIAETGAGQHGVATATVCARFGLKCVIYMGVQDMERQSLNVFRMRLMGAEVQPVAAGTGTLKDATSEAIRDWVTNVETTHYILGSVAGPHPYPTIVRDFQAAIGQETRVQAMEKWGGLPDILLACVGGGSNAMGLFHEFVNEPTVRLIGVEAAGEGVTTEKHAATLTKGRVGVLHGAMSYLLQDEDGQVIEAHSISAGLDYPGVGPEHSFLKEIGRAEYYSITDEEAIAGLQRLSQLEGIIPALETAHAIAYLDILCPQLEGSPRIVINCSGRGDKDVQTVAKYLKMIGD